Proteins encoded in a region of the Dreissena polymorpha isolate Duluth1 chromosome 6, UMN_Dpol_1.0, whole genome shotgun sequence genome:
- the LOC127835993 gene encoding involucrin-like yields the protein MAPDQSDTPEVHLGIVSDQSDTPEVHLGIVSDQSKTPEAHLGIVSDQSDTPEVHLGMAPDQSDTPEVHLGIVSDQSDTPEVHLGIVSDQSNTQEVHLAIVSDQSDTPEVHLGITPDQSDTPEVHLGTAPDESDTPEVHLGIAPDQSNTPEVHLGIVSDQSNTPEIHLGIVSDQSLTPEVHLGIAPDQSEIHEEEDYAFNIPLDQEMCLAL from the exons ATGGCACCAGATCAGAGTGATACACCAGAGGTCCACCTGGGTATCGTATCAGATCAGAGTGATACACCAGAGGTCCACCTGGGCATCGTATCAGATCAGAGTAAAACACCAGAGGCCCACCTGGGCATCGTATCAGATCAGAGTGATACACCAGAGGTCCACCTGGGCATGGCACCAGATCAGAGTGATACACCAGAGGTCCACCTGGGCATCGTATCAGATCAGAGTGATACACCAGAGGTCCACCTGGGCATCGTATCAGATCAGAGTAATACACAAGAGGTCCACCTGGCCATCGTATCAGATCAGAGTGATACACCAGAGGTCCACCTGGGCATCACACCAGATCAGAGTGATACACCAGAGGTCCATCTGGGCACCGCACCAGATGAGAGTGATACACCAGAGGTCCATCTGGGCATCGCACCAGATCAGAGTAATACGCCAGAGGTCCACCTGGGCATCGTATCAGATCAGAGTAATACACCAGAGATCCACCTGGGCATCGTATCAGATCAGAGTTTAACACCAGAGGTCCACCTGGGCATCGCACCAGATCAGAGTGAAATACATGAAGAAGAAGACTATGCATTCAATATTCCATTggatcaagagatgtgttt AGCCTTGTAA